TGGACTTTTGATAACGACGAAACCGCGAAAATTGAAGGCCAAAAGCAAATCGATGACAAGGGCATTGCCGAAAAAACACATCGCCTAGTCAATTCACAAGGGAAATTAATTTTATTCCACGTGTAAATATGCTTACATAATATTAAAAGGTGGGTACCCAAAATATTGGGTATCCACCTTTTTTTAAACGAATCGCTCAATCATTTTATAAAGCTCTTGATTCGTCGGTACTTGTAAATACATGCGCTGACGTACAATACGGTCTAACTCTTTTTCGATCATGCCACGTGCAAACGCCGCACGATTGTCCGTTGCAAACATCTCCCGAAATTCTTGTGGCATATTATAAATTTCATTGAAATCATGTAGTACTTGCTGCAATTCCCGCTCGTTCAATAAATATTGCTCCGATAAATCGGCTAACTGCTCATTAAAAATTTCCACCATTTTAGCTGCGTCATCTTTAATGATTAAATCTAACAGCTTTTTCGCAAGCTTTGTTGCTACAACACTACCTAATATTAAGCCAATAATCCCACCGATTAAACTAATAACCGCAGTACTAACATTTGGAATCGTAAAACCAATCCCACCACCAACGATTAAGCCACCAATACTTCCGGCTACACTTGCTGCGGTTTTTGATACATTTTTAAATAGCTGTGCAGGTGACATTTGGCCTTTAATGGTACGGACAATATCAACACTCGACATCACACCCGTCACAATTGCTCCTGTCACAACATTAGCATTTAATAACGTAATTGCCTTTTTAGCCGCAATCGAGCTGTATGCCGCCTTTTTTGTTGCGGAGCCGGCCATTCTCTTAACAACCGCTTTGGTACCATTCTTCTTAATAGCACCTAACATACCTTCATCTAACTCGATCTGTTCACTCATCGTAGCAAACTGGATCTGTTGTTCTATAATTTCCTCGGCGAATGATTCACCAATAATTGATAAGCCTGTTAAAACGGCATTTTCTACAGCATCCTCACGCTCTGCGCCATTCCATTTACTTTGGGCAAATGACAGCGCTGTACTCATACCGATTGTTTCCTCAAGAAAACAAATCATACCTTGCTCATTCATCGTTAAGTGATGAATGTTCCCAGCCTCTGCAATATGGCGCACCTGCTGATATGTGAATGCACCCTGCTTTATATAGTCAGTATTATTAAAATGCGCGATAACTTGTTCAAATTGATCAAATGG
The sequence above is a segment of the Solibacillus sp. FSL H8-0523 genome. Coding sequences within it:
- a CDS encoding YhzD family protein, which produces MENYRFTAFEKTGETLFDEVWTFDNDETAKIEGQKQIDDKGIAEKTHRLVNSQGKLILFHV